The following DNA comes from Apium graveolens cultivar Ventura unplaced genomic scaffold, ASM990537v1 ctg5843, whole genome shotgun sequence.
AGATAACAAGAAGTATTGATAATGTGTTGTGAACTTAATTCGTGACCTTATATCCGTATCTAAGAGCATCTCCAAGAGTCTCTCTACATAAGCTCTTAAGTCAAAAAATTAAGAGTATTGCTTAAATTTAAGCTCCAAGAGACTCTTAAAGCCTCTTTAAAACTTTAAGAGCCTCTTCTCTCTCCTCATTTTTAAGAGCAACTAGTAGCTCTTAACTAATAATTTTTCCGCCAATTCTTCCACAACTTTTTGTCATGGTAGAATTGGTTTATTAATAAAGTATAAATAAAGAGTTGATATAAAGAGTATTGTTGGAGTTTGGCACATTAACCAATGTATTAACTTGTTAAGAGTCATATCTTTTGTATTTTTTTGAATAATGAGTTAGGAATATCTTGGAGATGCTCTAAGTCTCAAGATGCCGCATGATGACATCCTTAATAAACTCGAGACTCATGTAGGGGATAAGAACATTCTTCCAGATATTTTATGCTTTTCTTAATTTAGGGACATTTACATCTGCGTGTTTCACACATTTATTCTCACAGGGCCATCTTGCACAAGTTCTATCTTTTCAATACCAGCTTTCTGTGATTGCAATAGATGCATGTTCACATCATGGAAGTATAACCAGTGCTCGTGCTGAGAGAATTAAAAAACATTATGCAGCTAGGCTCCATAAATCACGGTATGGGACACACTAATCAAATGCTCTTTCTTTGTATTCTGGGAAGGGTGCTGATGTACCTATTAGTTTATTGGTATCAAATTCTAGTGTCACTCTGGTTGGCATCTCAGAGTTATGATAACTGATTTTGCATTAAAAATCTGTACTCAAGAAGTGCACTACGTTTTTTGTTTAAAATTAGAACTAGACACTGGTATTGTTCCTGGTCTATTTCTCTTTTTGCACAAATATGTACAGCACTATACCCTAAGCTAGTCATGACGAGGTACCTAAGTCCTACTTACAATTGTTCTTATAAATGTAAGGTTTGATTAATTTCTCTATGGTTGGCATCTTAGATCATGGATGAGGTAGGTAGCTGATACAATGCACCACACGATCATTGCCTTCTTGAGATATATGTTAAATTGAGATTTACCCAATGCTATTTTGCTTGAACAATTACACAACGCTTTGTTAGGATTTGGGAAAACTTGAGTAGAGTTTTTATCATTTATGACTTCTAATGCCACGTGATGGGCCATACCATGCTCTACTTGTCTCAGGTTAGCATCGTGTAATAGCATACTTTTGATTTTTGATAAGATGGTTTATTTGCCAGATCAGAAGATAGAGGCATTAATGTGCCGAAGACAATTACTTGTCACGTGCTCTCAACTGGAACACTAAAAGACTTGAGTAGCACCTTAAGTGGGAGTGATGATGCTGAGAAGTCTAATTCCCAAATCAGTTTTGAGGTATTCTCTCATGGATTGTCTGATGAAAATGTAACTTCTCCATCAGATGCAAATGCTTCTTCTTTTATTCTTGCTGGACTTCATGCTTGTGGGGATCTCTCTGTAACAATGCTACGGTAAGCATGCAGTTCTATTTTCTGCACTTCCCCAAGTTCTTGGAGTATCACCAAATACGTATCAAGCTCTGAAATGTTTCATCCATAGGACCTTTTTGGAATGCAAAGAAGTTAAAGCAGTGATCAGCATCGGCTGTTGTTATAACTTACTATCCGAGGATAAAGTCCAAGTTGGTGACGAATTTGGTTTTCCAATGAGTAAAGGTGTTAGATCTTCTGGCCTATTACTTGGGAAAAGTGCACGTGATCTGGCCTGTCAGGTAATTTATTTTATGATATAACAGTATTCGACAGCAATGTATTGTAAAATAAGTAAGTTCAGTTGTGGAATTTTAAACTTCATGTGCATAACTTTTAAAATTCAGCTGCAGATCATTGTATTTTTACCGCAGATAAAAATAGGTTCTGCAGTGGAACCCTAGGGATTATTCTCTTGTTAAatacatttaataaaataaaatatatttttagggaaagaaaaagtttaaaattttaaaaatccaccaaaagaaatgtgagaaaaaaaaatatattaataaagATAGAAAAGATTTTAATCAATGAGTAATTGATTAAATTTTCTTAAGTGGGTTAAGTTAATAGTGTAattttttatttccaaaaataCCCTTACAAGAATTTTATATTCTAAAATAAAATGAATCTGAACAAATGATTTAGAGATAATCCAAGGACCAATAATAGTTCGCCGGTTCGTTTTTAATATTTAGTTCTCTCTTGAGCTAAACCCTATATATGTGTACACAGACACACACGCACACACCGATAGTCGATATGAAATCCGAATCACAGATGCAAGTCCTTTTAATTGGTTACAGGGTTATGTTTGGTAATGGGTTCGACACCCATGAACAaactaattttaatatttatataatatgtACGGATATATTTGTAATTTCATTATGAATAAAGAGTTAGTATTGAAAATCATTTTACCATTTAAAACATATAAAAGGTTTTTGGACCTTATTTATTTGCTCAAGAGTTGCTCAGGAGTTACTATTGGAAATCATGTTGCCATttaatatatatagtatatagATAGCTTCTGCTCCTTCAATTGCAAACACTGGCTAATCTATTGTAAATCTCAGTTTTACATCCGCGGCTGTAGCTTATATTTAATTGCAATTTTTCATCTAAACAGAGTGCTGAAAGATGGGGAGGTTTAGGAAAAGATGCTGGGCTTCAAAATTTTGAATTGCATGCTTTCCGAGCCGCCTTCCAGATGGTAATTCCTGTTATGGTACCACAGTCCCATTGCTATGTTTCCCGTTCTTAATTTGTTTAGAAGGAATTAAAAGTTGACGATTGTTTGTTACTAAAATTTGGCAAGTTCATGTCTGCCAACTCACAAGTCCCACAACCCCTCTAACCAGTCCTTTTGAGACTTTGAAGGTTCTTGTACAATATTACCCAGAGATTTTGGTTACCAGTCCTGCCGTTGGTCGTCAAGGTAAAGCTTTACGCCGCCAACAAAACCGAAGAGCACTGGATTCAGGTTTGCATGTTGAAGGGACTTTAGATTATCCCCTACCCATTTCTCAAAGAAATTGTAAGAAGAATGTGACCTGGATGACCAAAAATGCAGAGACTGAAGTCACCTTATCCGAGAAGCAGAAAGGTGAtaccttcattttctctttttttttctttgaaatGGTTTTTATTAGAAATCTTGGTGACAATATAATCTACACAGACACTCAGATAGGCCTAATAAACCTATAAATTTTGGACAGTTTTCCAACTTTTTTCTCGACTCATAATCATGGGCTCTTTAGTGTAAAGACATGATGTACTGTTTTGTTGTGCTTCTTTTTAAATATTCCTCTCTTGCTGAGATATTACAGGCCTGGAGCCAGACCATACCAATCTGATGATTCAGAATGCTTCGTTAGAACCTTTAGCTGAGAAGACTACATATGCTGAGAAATATATGCTTTTCGAGAAATTTAGTCAATCTGCACTTGGCCGTCTTGGTCTTGATGGCTGCAAGGAAATTGATTTAGCTGGATTATGGAAAAAAAGTGAATCATTTGCTGTAAGTAACTCTGTAACTCTTACAATATCTTTTTCTTCATCTTTTTGTCATTTAGCTGGATTTGTGTGTGCTTAGAAACATTTAGGAGTGACTAAAAGAATCTTAGTCTTCTTGTTTATATTTATCTGGTGCCTGCTCCTGCTTATTACGCTGTTACATTTACAAGGTCAATAATACTTTACAAGATTTTTACTATGAAGGAGGGTGGGCTGTAATTTGTTCATGTTTAATCTATGTATCCTTATCCTTAATTGTTATACATTGGTGCAGGAACTTATAGGACCTTATTGGTCTTTGCGAGCTGCTTTAGGGCCGGTACTGGAAACTATCCTGCTGCTTGATAGGTTATTGTTCCTCCAGGAGCAAGGAAATTCCTTAGAAGTACTAATGCTGCCAATATTTAATCCTACTTTATCTCCGAGAAATGTGGCTTTCATTTCTTGGAAAATCTAAGTGATCTTCATTTCAAATCCTCTACATCATTACATGGTCGTTACGGAGCATTATATCGGTAATGTTTTCAATGTGCTTATTTTGATATACATTTATCTGATTGGGACTTTGTATAAAACATTATTCTGTTTTTTGAAATGGTCACTTTTTCTTCAGAATTATACTGACTTACATTAAACTATGGGAAAAAAATTATAACAGCAGCAAGACAGTCATAACACTATATGTATATTTTTATTGCTTCATCATGATTGTCAGCTGTGATTCATGTCCTAAGTTTTCCTGGTTGGCTCGCTGTGATGACAATTGCTTAGCTTCAAACTCAGACACTTTTCAGTTGAGTACATATATCACGATAACTTTAAGTTTGGAAGATCATTCTCTGTTAATGCACCACATATTGTGAAAAGAAAAGACAAATAAATCTTCATTATGCTTAAATTCAACTAAGTTTAATTTTGTGGTTGTTACAGTTTTACAGTTATTCCCTCTACCAGATATAAACTTAGTATTTTAAATTGCATCTCAAACTGAGAAGACCTTTTGATTCTTACCAATTATTCAGTAGAAAGATCATATGAACACATGTTATTATTTTTTGACAAACAAAATTATGTTGAAGTTGGAGGTTTTACATTCTTCATATTTATGTACCGTATTGTGAAACTGTATGTTGCTCCTGTGTAATTTTGGTATCTCTCAGTCCTCCTTAGTCATGATCCATTGTGTGGTTGTGACTTGCAAATTGTATGACCTTGTCATTAATTGCATGCAAACTTAGCTGAGGATGTTGATTTTGGCAGCTGAACACTTGAAAAGTCAACCAAAGACTAAGAATACAAAGTTGGCACTTCCCACTCCTCGACAAGGATCTTGAGTGATTGTAGGTTTCTAGCATTAGCACATTTTGGAAAATCATCTGCTTGGTTGTTCCCTAATTGGCCCAACATTGCTTTTATATTGGTTGATCAGCTATACCATTAAATTAGGTAACTTATCTAGATCTACTGTTTCTTTAATTGAGTTTTCTGTCCCATAATCTTTTTATTCTTGATGTAAATTATGTATGTACAATGAGAGGGAGAAGTGATAAACCAAAATAACCTTTGTCTAGGGCGAGGGTTGCCATTATTACTAGGCTAAACCTCCACCATCATCTTTTTATTAATTGGTATGGATTTTTTTTAACTGATGTAATTTGTGTTAAGAGCTTGGAATGTTCTTTGACTGTGTGCCTATTAAGCTTTCTTGGGGGCAATTTTGTTCAAAAATTTCTTCAGTAAAGATGGATGACATTAAAATGATTCATATGTAATACTTGTTTTTTTTCTtgatattttcaaattttagtttatagtTTAGAATCCAATATCAACTTGCATTCTTTAGCAACAGTACAATTTAACATAGTGAAGACTTTTTAGTGATTAATACCTTTAATTCAAAGCAGTTGGTAGTGGGATTTATCTTATTCGACACATGATAGTGTTTATATGCATTTCTTTGAAATCGGTACCAATCCATCCAAGTGTCAGTTTGTCTTTACGGCTATTTTGTTTGATGCCAAGTGGCTGCGCTTCGAGTCTGGCCACGTGATCAGAGTTGAATGGTGTTTGTATTTTGCACAGCTGTTATTTTTTCAGAATGGAGAAGTGGGGATGGAAAGAAATTTGAGATAATGTTAAGTGGTACTTGAAAAGAACATTGCTTTCATAGAAAAGGAAACATTAATGGATTCTAGTATTCCAAGTACCAGATATAAAAATACAAATGATCTCTCTACATCTTCAACCCAATGGTGTTTCCCCCTAAACAGTGGTCAGTTTGTCATTGGCTGCACATCGATATCAGTAATAACAAACTGAAAGTCTCTTCCCCACAGCTTTCCTTTTCTCAATTGAGTTGGATGATGGTGTCCTCGTTCTTATCATATTAGTTCATCTTTGCACTACCTGCCAAAAACTAGTCATGGTTTATCTTTCCATAATTACTTGTTAACGTTGACGATTGAATGTATCATTCCCTGAGCATGTTATCTACAACTGTGTAGACTAGTTATGTTAATCCGACTGTTTGAAACCCTGAATTTAGTTTTGTTTTTGATTAGTAAGAAGAGTAAGATTGCGTAAATTGTGTGACATCTACGATACCCCTGCTAATGCGAGAAACTGTGCCCTTTGCTCATTTATCTTTAATCTGCAAGTATGCAGGCTATGACTTTCTTTTATAAGCTTAGATTTGTTTTTATTCATGGTCAGAAAATTGTATCAATTGTTGGTATGATTTCCATACCAACAATTGTTCAATAGATTTTTGACAAATGTTTGAAATTATTTAGATAGCTAAACATCCCTAATACAGATTTTTTTCCACATGAATGAGCATAGATACTATTTCTGGGGTCACCAGGAACTTAAGATTCCCAAAAAAAAAAGTGGAGGATGTAGACACTTCTTTTGTTTTTAGTAGTGGATGTATTCTGATCAAAGTAGTTGTCTTAGCATTGTCTTGTAGCTGGTGGGGCTAAACAAGCTATTCCGGAATAATGTACACTGAAGAAGATGAGATTATGGTATAATTCAATATCTGACTACAATTATTGTAATGTGTACTTGTCATGTATTTGATCAATTCTATTTGTTATATATCTCAGTCTCTCAGATTTGTAATTATATAGCTGCCAAGTTTTTCCAATAATGTTAGACCTTCATTTATACGATTTGATTAACAAATCAAGCTAAACATATACATTTAATATATAGACCGATTCTTGATTTTGCTTAATATAGCTTACAAATTAACAAGTGTTATTCATTTTTATTGTTAAATTTCGGGTTGTTGAAAAATATTCATCCTCTTATAAATCTCGTGATATGTTAAAGTCGAATTGTGGATGACATGTCATGTGATAATATCTTACCCCGTGTTATTTCATCACACCTGcgtaatttttaattaaattacgAAGGATAGGGAAAATAGATAAAGGAATATAATAGCTTGGAAGAAAGGTACATATATTGTGGGGGCTTATATTTATACAGCTTATATAAATTATTATAGACATTAGACAAAGTAGCTGTAACAGTTGAAGTTTTCCAAGTCAAATGAAATTTGGTGCATCCATATTTTTGTTGTTATCATATTATTACTCTGATTTTGGTTAGAAGGAACAAATCAACCTAAATTTCACAGTTGCGTATCTCATGACTTACGCGAGTGAAGCCAAAAATTAAACTAGAATAATACGATTTCTGATTGACTTGCCACTAGCTTCTCCTATTCCGTTGGTTGATAGTTTCTAACACAAGAAATGCTTATTTAAGACTTCTCACTTTTGGGTCTTAATGGATTGGTTGCAGACCAATTACATATCAATTGAACTATCTATTTATAtgtgattatttatatataaataaaaacaGCTTTTCTTGAATCATGAGagaaaattactttaaaaatatCAGTTCAAATTTTCTAATCTAAGCCAAACATGTTGCTATTAGTCATTTCATACTGAAACTCCTCATGCGTCATAAACAATATATATTGATGAGGTATGTTtagtaataatatatataatataaataaaatggGTGCGCCAAGCCGCCAACAAATAGTATATATGCATTGGCTGTAGTCTTGTAGACTTGTATATGTACAAGTACTTGTGAGTTGTGAGTTGTGagtgagtgtgtgtgtgtgtgtgtattttcTCATACTAGAGAGAGTTTGTGTATAAGTTGGTTAAGAAGAGTGTAAAGAAAGGAGAAGGGATGAGTAGCAGTGTGAAGATGGTGGAGGCAAAGTTGCCACCAGGATTCAGGTTTCATCCCAGAGATGAAGAGCTTGTTTGTGATTACTTGATGAGGAAGCTCACTCGTTCCGAACTCCCTCCTTTTTTAGTCGAGGTTGATCTTAACAAATCTGAACCCTGGGATATTCCTGGTAATCATCCTTATACTATCCTTTCATTTCTAATTCTTCCATGTCTATGTTCACATAATTCATTTTGCGGTTTATGTTAGTTTTGAACAATTCTTGATTTTCCTCAATATGTCGTTGATAATTTGTTGGATGAGTGCATGCACCATCTATGAGATATGCATGTGTTCAGTTTGTATATGGTAGTCTATGCACAGTAGCAGAATTGTTTTGGATTAATGACTTTCTTGGTAGATGCCTGAAAAACTGAAATATAGAGTTTGATGGTGTTAGCACATAATATTACTAGTTCATGGGATCGGAGGTGAATCAGTTcttataaattatattatattaagaAGGGGGTGATCTAAGTTCTGTGTATCTTTTTTGAGTTGTACGCTTGAACAGAGTACAGACCAAGTATGATTTAGTTTTTAAGTTAGATTAGAGTTTTTGATCATCAGGAAGAAGGAAACACATGTAGACATATATATCTCATTCAATACTTTTACACAAAATTGACAGTGCAACTGGTGTAGGCCAATAACAATGAAGATAGTAGCTGCAACGGCTGAGAAAATTGCAGCAAGTAAAAGAATCAAGTCATATCACGTAGCATCGCAACTAGACACCTACACCCTACATCTGCAACTAGATACTaaaatcacacacacacacaagccTCCTTTCACCAACAAAATCAGACACATGCACTCGCGCGTGCCCACACCAGCCTCTCTTCACATACAGACAGTTACAAGCTACCTAACTTAGATATAGTCCACATAAATTAGTTAAGACTGGTACAGTATGTCCAAGTGCAATATTTCATCAACAAAACTCCAACAATAATAATACGTAGCTGCCTTTAGTTTATATCTGGAGTCGCATCATCTGATATCACTCGCTCAAACTATGCACAAACTTTTTATATGTGCCATATGATTTTTTTGTCGTATCACATATATGTGTATTTCTGGCTTGTGTGTGCGTGTTCGTGAACAATATGATATCAAACAAGTAGTATTATTTTGTGTGTCTTATACCAGAAGTCGCTACCAGTGATATCACATACAGCTGTGCTAAGTCTCTGTTATCTACTGCTGCTTGCAATTTTCTCTTCTTGATACTAACGTAACTGTTTGAGTTTAATATATTCCTTTTCTTGCTTTGTTGATCTTcgtaattattttgatatttttttatatttacaaTTTCACATATTAGTCAGTTAGCACATTTTTTTATCCTAATAAACAGAGCAATTTGTCATTAGGACATACATTACTTAACACATCAACAGCACATTCAGAGTTATCCAACAGGCGTTGCACTGTTACACCAATGCTTGATGTTGTTCTGTATATGCGAACAAAGATACTAACTAAACTTGTTTTGTGTTGATACTATAGAGTCAGCATGTGTTGGAGGCAAGGAATGGTATTTTTACAGCCTTAGAGACCGAAAGTATGCTACAGGAAAACGTACAAACCGGGCTACGATTTCAGGCTATTGGAAGGCTACCGGAAAAGATAGACCAGTGTGCAGGAAAAGGAGGCTGGTTGGGATGAGGAAAACATTGGTTTTCTATCAAGGGAGGGCTCCTAAAGGCAAGAAAACTAATTGGGTCATGCATGAATTTCGGCTCGAAGAACCTTCAGAAATCACTATTTCTTCCAAGGTCTGTTACTTTTCCTCTTCCTTCTTTTACTTTGACAATAAtatactatttatttttaataatgaGATGTTAGTTGTTAAGATTTTAATAAGCATAATTAGTTAACCAGTGAACTCAACAAATGAAAGTAAAATTATAAGCTTTAACCACTTCGTTTGTCTAGAGCTTATGGTCTTTATGAATCATTATGTTAGCTTGCAGACACACAGTGTGAGTGTATTATTTCTTAGTGAGCTTCGCAAGTGGGAAAACTAAATTAGTCATGAAAATAACATAGCTGACTTGTGATTAATAAGAATGACACAATACCTAATCACAATAATACTTAATCCCCTTCATGTAAAGCATGGTAGTTAGAATAAACAAGTATTGATAAGAAAATCTGCTGATGTTAACAAGATCTAAGCATACTAGTCAAATTAAATATGATATGGTGTGAA
Coding sequences within:
- the LOC141702892 gene encoding uncharacterized protein LOC141702892 isoform X2: MAGVYSYRSAAETLEWILAIKNFIKPYSFFWEAHVVNFFKDRLWEAVDKEWMDCLRNEAVENLLLIPSGVVQDHWPASLKEFITTLRSLALPREQADLEKVLPDLDIKYLDKVITQGMNRKKLHEVEVLGAIVSSIAKTVRVNSVLDVGAGQGHLAQVLSFQYQLSVIAIDACSHHGSITSARAERIKKHYAARLHKSRSEDRGINVPKTITCHVLSTGTLKDLSSTLSGSDDAEKSNSQISFEVFSHGLSDENVTSPSDANASSFILAGLHACGDLSVTMLRTFLECKEVKAVISIGCCYNLLSEDKVQVGDEFGFPMSKGVRSSGLLLGKSARDLACQSAERWGGLGKDAGLQNFELHAFRAAFQMVLVQYYPEILVTSPAVGRQGKALRRQQNRRALDSGLHVEGTLDYPLPISQRNCKKNVTWMTKNAETEVTLSEKQKGLEPDHTNLMIQNASLEPLAEKTTYAEKYMLFEKFSQSALGRLGLDGCKEIDLAGLWKKSESFAELIGPYWSLRAALGPVLETILLLDRLLFLQEQGNSLEVLMLPIFNPTLSPRNVAFISWKI
- the LOC141702892 gene encoding uncharacterized protein LOC141702892 isoform X1; the protein is MAGVYSYRSAAETLEWILAIKNFIKPYSFFWEAHVVNFFKDRLWEAVDKEWMDCLRNEAVENLLLIPSGVVQDHWPASLKEFITTLRSLALPREQADLEKVKVLPDLDIKYLDKVITQGMNRKKLHEVEVLGAIVSSIAKTVRVNSVLDVGAGQGHLAQVLSFQYQLSVIAIDACSHHGSITSARAERIKKHYAARLHKSRSEDRGINVPKTITCHVLSTGTLKDLSSTLSGSDDAEKSNSQISFEVFSHGLSDENVTSPSDANASSFILAGLHACGDLSVTMLRTFLECKEVKAVISIGCCYNLLSEDKVQVGDEFGFPMSKGVRSSGLLLGKSARDLACQSAERWGGLGKDAGLQNFELHAFRAAFQMVLVQYYPEILVTSPAVGRQGKALRRQQNRRALDSGLHVEGTLDYPLPISQRNCKKNVTWMTKNAETEVTLSEKQKGLEPDHTNLMIQNASLEPLAEKTTYAEKYMLFEKFSQSALGRLGLDGCKEIDLAGLWKKSESFAELIGPYWSLRAALGPVLETILLLDRLLFLQEQGNSLEVLMLPIFNPTLSPRNVAFISWKI